The Actinopolyspora erythraea genome has a segment encoding these proteins:
- a CDS encoding type II toxin-antitoxin system PemK/MazF family toxin codes for MTAQPIRPGDVWILDSDPTRDDERDDEGSDERPVLVVSSRSHLELTNSALASVLSLTSVERSDCPHRVHVSAADSWVITEQVRTVAARRFRRFAPELAPTDEELADVRRALADMLIV; via the coding sequence GTGACCGCCCAACCGATCCGTCCCGGTGACGTCTGGATCCTCGACTCCGACCCGACGCGGGACGACGAGCGGGACGATGAGGGGAGCGACGAGCGCCCGGTCCTCGTGGTCTCCTCGCGTTCACATCTCGAGCTGACCAACAGCGCGCTGGCCAGCGTGCTGTCGCTGACCAGTGTGGAGCGCAGCGACTGTCCGCACCGGGTTCACGTTTCCGCCGCCGACAGCTGGGTCATCACCGAACAGGTACGAACCGTGGCGGCGAGGCGCTTCCGGCGCTTCGCCCCGGAGCTCGCGCCCACCGACGAGGAACTCGCCGACGTGCGTCGGGCACTCGCGGACATGCTCATCGTCTGA
- a CDS encoding CoA-acylating methylmalonate-semialdehyde dehydrogenase, which produces MTTELEHFIDGKRVAGTSGVHDDVFDPNTGGVQARVPLASAGEVDAAVRNAAEAQREWASWNPQRRARVLMRFLELCRDEMDSLARLLASEHGKTVPDARGDVQRGLEVVEFATGIPHLLKGEYTEGAGAGIDVYSMRQPLGVTAGITPFNFPAMIPLWKAAPAIACGNSFVLKPSERDPSVPLRLAELFVEAGLPPGVLNVVNGDKTAVDALLTHREVAAVGFVGSSDIAEYIYSTATAHGKRAQCFGGAKNHMIIMPDADLDQAVEALVGAGYGSAGERCMAISVAVPVGEPTAEALVEKLTERVKGLRIGTSFDDSADFGPLVTAAAKQRVDDYIGLGVEEGADLLVDGRGFRMPEHENGFFTGASLFDNVTSDMRIYNEEIFGPVLSVVRAADYEQALRLPSEHQYGNGVAIFTRDGDAAREFAGRVDTGMVGINVPIPVPIAYHTFGGWKRSGFGDLNQHGPDSIRFYTRTKTVTSRWPSGRKEEASFTIPTMH; this is translated from the coding sequence ATGACCACCGAGCTGGAGCACTTCATCGACGGCAAACGCGTCGCGGGGACCTCGGGGGTCCACGACGACGTGTTCGATCCGAACACCGGAGGCGTGCAGGCCAGGGTGCCGTTGGCCTCCGCCGGAGAGGTGGACGCCGCCGTGCGCAACGCCGCCGAGGCGCAACGCGAGTGGGCGAGCTGGAACCCGCAGCGCAGGGCGCGCGTGCTGATGAGGTTCCTCGAACTGTGCCGCGACGAGATGGACTCGCTGGCGCGGCTGCTGGCCTCCGAACACGGCAAGACGGTGCCCGACGCCAGGGGCGACGTGCAGCGCGGGCTGGAGGTCGTCGAGTTCGCCACCGGTATCCCCCACCTGCTGAAGGGGGAGTACACCGAGGGCGCGGGCGCGGGCATCGACGTCTACTCGATGCGCCAGCCGCTGGGGGTCACCGCCGGGATAACCCCCTTCAACTTCCCGGCGATGATCCCGCTGTGGAAGGCGGCCCCCGCGATAGCCTGCGGCAACTCCTTCGTGCTCAAGCCGTCCGAACGCGACCCCTCGGTGCCGCTGCGGCTGGCCGAGCTGTTCGTCGAGGCCGGGCTGCCTCCGGGGGTGCTCAACGTGGTCAACGGCGACAAGACCGCGGTCGACGCGCTGCTTACCCACCGGGAGGTGGCGGCCGTCGGCTTCGTCGGCTCCTCCGACATCGCCGAGTACATCTACTCCACCGCCACGGCCCACGGCAAGCGCGCGCAGTGCTTCGGCGGCGCGAAGAACCACATGATCATCATGCCCGACGCCGACCTCGACCAGGCAGTGGAAGCCCTGGTCGGCGCCGGGTACGGCTCCGCGGGGGAACGCTGCATGGCCATCTCGGTGGCCGTGCCCGTCGGTGAACCCACGGCCGAGGCCCTGGTGGAAAAGCTCACCGAGCGGGTCAAGGGGCTCCGCATCGGGACCAGCTTCGACGACTCCGCCGACTTCGGCCCGCTGGTGACCGCCGCCGCCAAGCAACGGGTCGACGACTACATCGGGCTGGGGGTCGAGGAGGGCGCCGACCTGCTGGTCGACGGTCGCGGCTTCCGGATGCCCGAGCACGAGAACGGCTTCTTCACCGGTGCCTCGCTGTTCGACAACGTCACCTCGGACATGCGGATCTACAACGAGGAGATCTTCGGCCCCGTCCTGTCCGTGGTCCGCGCCGCCGACTACGAACAGGCGCTGCGGCTGCCCAGCGAGCACCAGTACGGCAACGGGGTGGCGATCTTCACCAGGGACGGCGACGCCGCCCGCGAGTTCGCGGGACGGGTCGACACCGGGATGGTCGGCATCAACGTTCCCATCCCGGTCCCGATCGCCTACCACACCTTCGGCGGGTGGAAGCGTTCCGGCTTCGGCGACCTCAACCAGCACGGTCCGGACTCCATCCGGTTCTACACCAGGACCAAGACCGTCACCTCCCGCTGGCCGTCCGGCCGGAAGGAGGAGGCCAGCTTCACCATCCCGACCATGCACTGA
- a CDS encoding acyl-CoA dehydrogenase family protein, with product MTASVIASEPPRSPFALTDDQRALKETAGEFAAERIAPEAVRWDRDKHFPVDVLAEAGQLGMGGIYVDEQYGGTGLSRFDAALVFEELATGCPSIAAYISIHNMVAWMIDAFGDHRQREQWLPELCSMRSLGSYCLTEPEAGSDAAALRTRAVLDGDEYVVNGVKQFISGSGYSGVYVVMVRTGEPGAGGISTLVIDGRSEGISFGPEESKMGWNAQPTRQVVFSDVRVPVRNRLGEEGIGFRIAMSGLDGGRLNIGACSLGGARAALERSLTYVGQRSAFGSRLGDFQALRFKLADMATELEAARTLLWRAAAALDAKDPEATRLCAMAKRLATDSGFNVANEALQLYGGYGYLSEYGMEKIVRDLRVHQILEGTNEIMRLIISRGLLESNQ from the coding sequence ATGACCGCTTCCGTGATCGCATCCGAGCCACCGCGATCCCCGTTCGCGCTCACCGACGACCAGCGTGCGCTCAAGGAAACGGCGGGTGAGTTCGCCGCCGAGCGCATCGCTCCCGAGGCGGTGCGGTGGGATCGGGACAAGCACTTTCCCGTGGACGTGCTGGCCGAGGCGGGCCAGCTCGGCATGGGCGGCATCTACGTCGACGAGCAGTACGGCGGCACCGGACTCAGCCGGTTCGACGCCGCGCTCGTCTTCGAGGAACTGGCCACCGGCTGTCCCAGCATCGCCGCCTACATCTCGATACACAACATGGTCGCCTGGATGATCGACGCGTTCGGCGACCACCGGCAGCGCGAGCAGTGGTTGCCCGAGCTGTGCTCCATGCGCAGCCTGGGAAGCTACTGCCTCACCGAGCCCGAAGCGGGTTCGGACGCGGCCGCGCTGCGAACCAGGGCGGTGCTCGACGGGGACGAGTACGTCGTCAACGGCGTCAAGCAGTTCATCTCGGGCAGCGGCTACTCCGGCGTCTACGTGGTGATGGTCCGCACCGGGGAGCCAGGGGCCGGTGGTATCTCCACCCTCGTCATCGACGGTCGCAGCGAGGGGATCTCCTTCGGGCCGGAGGAGAGCAAGATGGGGTGGAACGCCCAGCCGACCAGGCAGGTCGTGTTCTCCGACGTGCGGGTTCCGGTGCGCAACCGGCTCGGGGAGGAGGGCATCGGCTTCCGCATCGCCATGTCCGGGCTGGACGGCGGCAGGCTCAACATCGGCGCGTGCTCACTGGGAGGGGCGCGCGCGGCACTGGAACGGAGCCTGACCTACGTGGGACAGCGCTCCGCCTTCGGCAGCAGGCTCGGTGACTTCCAGGCGCTTCGGTTCAAGCTGGCCGACATGGCCACCGAGCTGGAGGCCGCCCGCACCCTGCTGTGGCGGGCCGCCGCCGCGCTGGACGCCAAGGACCCCGAGGCGACCAGGCTCTGCGCCATGGCCAAGCGGCTCGCGACCGACAGCGGCTTCAACGTGGCCAACGAGGCTCTTCAGCTCTACGGAGGTTACGGCTACCTTTCCGAGTACGGCATGGAGAAGATCGTTCGCGACCTGCGGGTGCACCAGATCCTGGAAGGCACGAACGAGATCATGCGACTGATCATTTCCCGCGGACTGCTGGAGTCGAACCAATGA
- a CDS encoding enoyl-CoA hydratase/isomerase family protein: MTTHAAEQQQVLLDVQGHLGRITLNRPKALNSLTMEMVTAVLGALEEWRSDDRVRTVLVEGAGERGLCAGGDIRAMYDAVKAGEPELTERFWAAEYRMNAALAHYPKPVVGIMDGICMGGGVGISAHGSHRVVTERSKVGMPEVGIGFAPDVGGTYLLSRAPGQLGTHMALTGAPISGADAIHCGLADHYVDSSELDGLVNALTEGEASALLEKYGTSAPESGLAAARPWIDEVYAADSVERILTELRSRNEPEAGEAAETIATKSPTSLKVTLRALRSAAELGSLEEVLDQEYRVSLACVHRGDFLEGVRATLVDKDRSPAWSPGQLEDVGEEHVAAFFRRPANGDLGLSG, from the coding sequence ATGACAACTCACGCCGCCGAACAGCAGCAGGTGCTGCTCGACGTGCAGGGACACCTCGGGCGCATCACGCTCAACCGGCCGAAGGCGCTCAACTCGCTGACCATGGAGATGGTCACCGCGGTGCTGGGCGCGCTGGAGGAGTGGCGCTCGGACGACCGGGTGCGCACGGTGCTCGTCGAGGGCGCGGGAGAGCGCGGCCTCTGCGCGGGCGGGGACATCCGCGCCATGTACGACGCGGTCAAGGCGGGCGAGCCCGAACTCACCGAGCGGTTCTGGGCGGCCGAGTACCGGATGAACGCCGCGCTGGCGCACTACCCCAAGCCGGTCGTGGGCATCATGGACGGCATCTGCATGGGCGGCGGCGTCGGGATCTCGGCACACGGTTCGCACCGCGTGGTCACCGAACGCTCCAAGGTCGGGATGCCCGAGGTGGGGATCGGCTTCGCCCCCGACGTGGGCGGTACCTACCTGCTCTCCCGCGCACCGGGCCAGCTCGGTACCCACATGGCGCTCACCGGAGCCCCGATCAGCGGTGCCGACGCGATCCACTGCGGGCTGGCCGACCACTACGTCGACAGCTCCGAACTCGACGGACTCGTCAACGCTCTCACCGAGGGCGAGGCGTCAGCCCTGCTGGAAAAGTACGGTACCTCGGCCCCGGAGTCGGGCCTGGCCGCCGCCCGGCCCTGGATCGACGAGGTCTACGCCGCCGACTCCGTGGAACGGATCCTCACCGAGCTGCGGTCCAGGAACGAACCGGAGGCCGGGGAGGCGGCCGAGACCATCGCCACCAAGTCCCCCACCTCGTTGAAGGTGACGCTGCGCGCGCTGCGCTCGGCGGCCGAGCTGGGCTCCCTGGAGGAGGTGCTCGACCAGGAGTACCGGGTGTCGCTGGCCTGCGTGCACCGAGGTGACTTCCTGGAGGGGGTGCGCGCCACCCTCGTGGACAAGGATCGTTCCCCGGCCTGGTCACCGGGCCAGCTGGAGGACGTGGGCGAGGAGCACGTCGCGGCGTTCTTCCGGCGTCCCGCCAACGGGGACCTCGGGCTGTCCGGCTGA
- the mmsB gene encoding 3-hydroxyisobutyrate dehydrogenase, protein MAVIGFIGLGHMGGPMSRNLVNAGHTVRGFDLSPEVVGRAADQGVTTVDSAAAAVTGADAVITMLPGGKQLLDCYDEVLGSVGRGTLLIDSSTVDVADSRRAHELAAGAGLDAIDAPVSGGTAGAEAGTLTFMVGGSERAFQAAQPFLEPMARKVIHCGGDGNGQVTKMCNNLMLAAAMLGTAEAFVLGEKLGLPHQALYDVTSVSTGQSWSLTTNCPVPGMVETSRANYDYEPGFAASLMLKDLNLAVSAAEQSGTDTEVGRLAARLYDRFNSEGGGGYDFSAVIESIRRHSES, encoded by the coding sequence ATGGCGGTCATCGGATTCATCGGGTTGGGGCACATGGGCGGCCCGATGTCGAGGAACTTGGTCAACGCCGGGCACACCGTGCGGGGGTTCGACCTGTCGCCGGAGGTGGTCGGCCGTGCCGCCGACCAAGGGGTGACCACGGTCGACTCCGCCGCGGCGGCGGTCACCGGTGCCGACGCCGTGATCACGATGCTGCCGGGGGGCAAGCAGCTGCTGGACTGCTACGACGAGGTCCTGGGGTCGGTCGGGCGAGGGACGCTGCTGATCGACTCCTCCACCGTGGACGTGGCCGACTCGCGCAGGGCCCACGAGCTGGCTGCGGGGGCGGGGCTCGACGCGATCGACGCCCCCGTCTCCGGGGGCACGGCGGGTGCCGAGGCGGGCACGCTGACCTTCATGGTCGGCGGTTCCGAGCGGGCCTTCCAGGCCGCCCAGCCCTTCCTGGAGCCCATGGCGCGGAAGGTGATCCACTGCGGGGGTGACGGCAACGGCCAGGTCACCAAGATGTGCAACAACCTGATGCTGGCAGCGGCCATGCTCGGCACCGCCGAGGCCTTCGTGCTGGGGGAGAAGCTCGGTCTCCCGCACCAGGCGCTCTACGACGTGACCTCCGTGTCCACCGGGCAGAGCTGGTCGTTGACCACCAACTGCCCCGTGCCGGGCATGGTAGAGACCAGCAGGGCCAACTACGACTACGAACCCGGCTTCGCCGCGTCGCTGATGCTCAAGGACCTCAACCTCGCCGTCTCGGCCGCGGAGCAGAGCGGCACCGACACCGAGGTGGGGCGGTTGGCGGCGCGGCTCTACGACCGGTTCAACTCGGAGGGCGGCGGTGGGTACGACTTCAGCGCCGTGATCGAGTCCATCCGACGCCACTCCGAAAGCTAG
- a CDS encoding barstar family protein, with the protein MGTTEQAVEQARSAGAYAHVIDGSELVSKRTMLDAIAAQLSFPEWAGRNLDALYDCLIDLSWLPRGEHVLVWSNHRVLAEHDPKAYRGIGSVLVAAAQESGERVFRAVCTTD; encoded by the coding sequence GTGGGCACGACCGAACAGGCGGTCGAACAGGCCCGTTCGGCCGGTGCCTACGCTCACGTCATCGACGGGAGCGAACTGGTCAGCAAGCGCACGATGCTGGACGCGATCGCGGCCCAGCTCTCGTTCCCCGAATGGGCCGGACGCAATCTCGACGCGCTCTACGACTGCCTGATCGACCTGTCCTGGCTTCCGAGAGGGGAGCACGTGCTGGTCTGGTCGAACCACCGGGTGCTGGCCGAGCACGACCCCAAGGCGTACCGCGGTATCGGTTCGGTGCTCGTCGCCGCGGCGCAGGAGTCCGGAGAGCGAGTTTTCCGCGCCGTCTGCACTACGGACTGA
- a CDS encoding enoyl-CoA hydratase-related protein — translation MADELVHREVAGGIATITLDSPHNRNALSAQLRRELLEALRNSIADEAVRVILLTHTGTVFCAGMDLKESRSESAENQGINEVPGLLERIWNSPKPVVAKLGGPARAGGIGLVAACDIAVAAEGATFAFSEVRIGVVPAVISVTVLPRLHARQAHELFLTGETFDARRAEAIGLLNAAVPEAELDSAVERYLDMLARGGPNAMAATKEMLRRPRPDDLDGNFADMLRLSAEHFAGDEGQEGMRAFAEKRSPNWVPERN, via the coding sequence ATGGCTGACGAACTCGTGCACCGCGAGGTGGCAGGCGGCATCGCCACGATCACCCTGGACTCGCCGCACAACCGCAACGCGCTGTCCGCACAGCTGCGCCGGGAACTGCTGGAAGCACTGCGGAACTCGATCGCGGACGAGGCGGTCCGCGTGATCCTGCTGACGCACACCGGCACGGTCTTCTGCGCCGGCATGGACCTCAAGGAGTCCCGCTCGGAGAGCGCCGAGAACCAGGGGATCAACGAGGTTCCCGGCCTGCTGGAGCGCATCTGGAACAGCCCGAAACCGGTGGTGGCCAAACTGGGCGGTCCCGCGCGGGCGGGGGGAATCGGGCTCGTGGCCGCCTGCGACATCGCCGTGGCGGCGGAGGGGGCCACCTTCGCGTTCAGCGAGGTCCGCATCGGGGTCGTGCCCGCGGTGATCTCGGTGACCGTGCTGCCCCGGCTGCACGCCAGGCAGGCCCACGAGCTGTTCCTGACCGGCGAGACCTTTGACGCACGGCGAGCTGAGGCGATCGGCCTGCTCAACGCGGCCGTTCCGGAAGCGGAGCTGGACAGCGCCGTGGAGCGCTACCTCGACATGCTGGCCAGGGGCGGCCCCAACGCCATGGCGGCCACCAAGGAGATGCTGCGCCGACCGCGCCCGGACGACCTCGACGGGAACTTCGCCGACATGCTGCGCCTCTCCGCCGAGCACTTCGCCGGTGATGAGGGGCAGGAGGGCATGCGGGCCTTCGCCGAGAAGCGCTCCCCCAACTGGGTACCCGAACGGAACTGA
- a CDS encoding YciI family protein, which produces MKYLILMQVDPAVLEQLTDEQQRQLREGHAAFMAETKERGEFIATQALADPSQSKVIRSSGSGPEVTDGPFVESKEFMGGFYLIDVADEARAVELAEQIPDANIPGLALELRPVMFADLGDG; this is translated from the coding sequence GTGAAGTACTTGATCCTGATGCAGGTCGACCCGGCGGTGCTGGAGCAGCTCACCGACGAGCAGCAGCGGCAGCTCCGGGAAGGACACGCCGCGTTCATGGCCGAGACCAAGGAGCGCGGTGAGTTCATCGCCACTCAGGCCCTCGCCGACCCCAGTCAGTCGAAGGTCATTCGCAGCTCCGGGAGCGGGCCCGAGGTGACCGATGGGCCGTTCGTCGAGAGCAAGGAGTTCATGGGAGGCTTCTACCTCATCGATGTCGCGGACGAGGCCCGAGCTGTGGAGCTCGCCGAGCAGATCCCCGATGCGAACATTCCCGGCCTCGCACTCGAGCTACGTCCGGTGATGTTCGCCGACCTGGGGGACGGGTGA
- a CDS encoding RNA polymerase sigma factor — protein sequence MTADSRPDEGLWRELTRQALARLVRTCGSARFDLCEDAVQEALLHAYQRWPTQFPDDPLGWLTATARRRYADHARSDARRRHRETRAVSSHPPVSPEAAQRDDSLLVLQLCCHPELPRSGQVALTLRAVAGLTTAQIANVYQVPESTIAQRITRAKRRVSELGRPLPSPEHAEERVTAVLDVLYVMFTEAHHTTTGAPPRDADLAAEAIHLTRLLRGSLPESTEVAGLLALMLLSESRHPSRIGPDGDLKPFDEQDRTLWDRELIDEGTKLVERVTPAAEPGPYLLQACIAALHAEALDIATTDWDEILALYRVLELVTGHGNPTITLNRIVAQAMVDGNDTALAQIDVLEADHPRLPRINAVRAHLLEQANRPEDAASAYRRAIAATVNLAEQQHLRNRLRGLSGVNE from the coding sequence GTGACTGCCGATTCTAGACCGGATGAGGGACTGTGGCGTGAACTCACGCGACAGGCCCTCGCCCGGCTGGTGCGTACCTGTGGCAGTGCCCGGTTCGACCTGTGCGAAGACGCTGTGCAGGAAGCACTCCTGCACGCGTACCAGCGATGGCCGACACAGTTCCCGGACGACCCGCTGGGCTGGCTCACAGCGACCGCCCGCCGTCGCTATGCCGACCACGCCCGCAGCGACGCCCGGCGCCGCCATCGCGAGACGCGTGCCGTGTCGTCGCATCCTCCCGTGTCGCCGGAGGCAGCCCAGCGTGACGACTCGCTGCTGGTGCTGCAGCTGTGCTGCCACCCCGAGCTGCCACGCTCCGGGCAGGTCGCGTTGACCCTACGGGCGGTCGCCGGACTGACCACGGCACAGATCGCCAATGTCTACCAGGTCCCCGAGAGCACCATCGCCCAACGGATCACACGGGCCAAGCGGCGAGTCTCCGAACTCGGCAGGCCGCTCCCGTCCCCCGAACACGCCGAGGAGCGCGTCACCGCCGTGCTCGATGTGCTCTACGTGATGTTCACCGAGGCGCACCACACAACCACCGGCGCACCACCCCGCGACGCGGATCTCGCCGCGGAGGCGATTCACCTGACCCGGCTCCTTCGCGGCAGCCTTCCCGAGTCCACCGAGGTAGCGGGGCTTCTCGCGTTGATGCTGCTCAGTGAGTCCCGCCATCCCTCCAGAATAGGGCCGGACGGGGACCTCAAGCCGTTCGACGAGCAGGATCGCACGTTGTGGGACCGGGAACTGATCGACGAGGGAACCAAGCTCGTCGAACGAGTCACCCCAGCTGCCGAACCAGGCCCTTACCTGCTCCAGGCGTGCATCGCGGCCCTGCACGCCGAAGCCCTCGACATCGCGACAACGGATTGGGACGAGATCCTCGCGCTCTACCGGGTCCTCGAACTCGTGACAGGTCACGGCAACCCCACGATCACTCTCAACCGCATCGTTGCCCAGGCCATGGTCGACGGAAACGACACCGCGCTCGCTCAGATCGATGTGCTGGAAGCCGATCATCCCCGCCTTCCTCGCATCAATGCCGTACGCGCCCACCTACTGGAGCAGGCCAACAGACCCGAGGACGCGGCGAGCGCTTACCGGCGAGCCATCGCCGCCACCGTCAATCTCGCCGAACAACAACACCTCAGGAACCGGCTACGAGGCCTCTCCGGCGTGAATGAGTGA
- a CDS encoding type IV toxin-antitoxin system AbiEi family antitoxin domain-containing protein, whose protein sequence is MAHITARVPSLLLRRSSRVLRPRDAAGVYVNPRPEFARLARAGALHRLATGYYAVVPDDQLDRGWIPELEAAALGIAVADVGIDSVALMGLSAARVHGAVPRALGVAVVAATRHRSTLRLADREATVRFVRRRVAALDVQRHTSELGQGWVTTVEQTVLDLVTRPDLGGLPEQARAAAHDLLDRCDRRLLDELAIGQRRQASLARLLEVA, encoded by the coding sequence ATGGCACACATCACGGCGCGCGTGCCCTCACTGCTGCTGCGGAGGTCTTCCAGGGTGTTGCGGCCTCGCGACGCTGCCGGTGTGTATGTCAACCCGCGTCCTGAGTTCGCGCGGCTGGCCCGTGCCGGGGCGTTGCACCGGTTGGCGACCGGTTATTACGCCGTGGTTCCCGATGATCAGCTCGACCGGGGCTGGATTCCCGAGCTGGAAGCGGCCGCGCTGGGTATCGCGGTCGCTGACGTGGGTATCGACTCGGTCGCGCTGATGGGGTTGTCCGCCGCCCGTGTTCATGGGGCTGTCCCGCGGGCACTGGGGGTTGCGGTCGTGGCTGCCACTCGTCACCGGTCGACGTTGCGTTTGGCCGACCGCGAGGCCACCGTGCGTTTCGTTCGTCGTCGCGTAGCCGCCCTGGACGTGCAACGCCACACCAGCGAGCTGGGCCAGGGGTGGGTCACCACGGTCGAACAGACGGTGCTCGATCTTGTCACCCGCCCCGATCTGGGGGGGCTGCCCGAGCAGGCCCGTGCCGCCGCCCACGATCTGTTGGACCGTTGTGATCGTCGACTGCTGGATGAACTGGCAATCGGACAGCGCCGCCAAGCCAGCCTTGCCCGTCTACTCGAAGTCGCCTGA
- a CDS encoding nucleotidyl transferase AbiEii/AbiGii toxin family protein, whose amino-acid sequence MLDPQEEAAVAEQFGVARAQVRRDHLISHLLAAISDRLADEVVFFGGTALSRTLAPEGRLSEDIDLIARSSRSSTAEVLETTLIRGTRREFPGLRWQPALTSVRDVTPAVLVAPEGPTVRVQLLSSTGYAPWPTERCRLVQRYSDAGPAVLRVPTAAAFAAWKTTAWAHRATSRDLYDLWLLARLGAITTEAAELFTRFGPTNRPPSNALFTHAPDEETWQRELAGQTHLDITAHAALAHVRDAWLDAPSQENHGGNAR is encoded by the coding sequence ATGCTCGATCCTCAGGAGGAAGCCGCCGTCGCCGAGCAGTTCGGCGTGGCCCGCGCCCAGGTGCGCCGGGACCATCTCATCTCCCACCTGCTCGCGGCCATCAGCGACCGGCTGGCCGATGAGGTCGTCTTCTTCGGCGGCACCGCACTCTCTCGCACGTTGGCCCCCGAGGGGCGGCTGTCCGAAGACATCGACCTCATCGCTCGCAGCAGTCGCAGCAGCACAGCCGAGGTGCTCGAGACGACCCTGATTCGCGGGACCCGGCGCGAATTCCCCGGGCTACGCTGGCAACCGGCACTCACCTCGGTCCGCGATGTGACGCCCGCCGTGCTCGTCGCCCCCGAAGGCCCGACCGTGCGCGTGCAGCTGCTGAGCTCCACCGGTTATGCGCCCTGGCCGACCGAGCGGTGCCGGCTCGTGCAGCGTTACAGCGACGCTGGCCCCGCCGTGCTGCGTGTGCCTACCGCAGCCGCCTTCGCGGCCTGGAAAACCACCGCCTGGGCGCACCGCGCCACCTCCCGAGATCTCTACGATCTCTGGCTGCTCGCCCGTCTCGGGGCCATCACCACCGAGGCGGCGGAGCTGTTCACACGCTTCGGTCCCACCAACAGGCCTCCGTCGAACGCACTCTTCACCCACGCCCCCGACGAGGAAACGTGGCAGCGAGAACTCGCGGGGCAAACCCACCTCGACATCACCGCGCACGCCGCCCTCGCCCACGTCCGCGACGCCTGGCTCGACGCCCCATCACAGGAAAACCACGGCGGAAATGCTCGGTGA